A DNA window from Nerophis lumbriciformis linkage group LG03, RoL_Nlum_v2.1, whole genome shotgun sequence contains the following coding sequences:
- the LOC133575248 gene encoding uncharacterized protein isoform X1, giving the protein MLKELVKERLMAAADEIFVLFERAIASYEEDISRTREEKERRRRQLEAVSKSQTVRQTKDVQQLISHQEEHTPHLWGTLEQGPRPSHIKEEEDELWMTRRGECLLGLKEADLIKLPLTVVSVKTEDHKEELQADNLLAPLSDWKDTASHSPEDDTQRPWSSDTDCEGDMRSHTDSKDKKTDKNHWTCTVCDKSFSNKGHLNRHMLTHTGEKPFRCSVCNQSFRQQSQVASHMRTHTGEMPFRCLACGQRFSQRTNLLTHVRTHTGERPFGCSACGERFSVKANMVKHMQTHTGEKTCSCSICGKAFTRQDTLMAHMRTHAGGKAFSCSVCGKGFSQKVRMESHMWTHTGEKAFRCSVCGQRFSRKSNMVKHMSAHAGGTPYSCSLCAKTFTLRDNWTAHMRTHDGG; this is encoded by the exons atgttgaaagagttggTGAAGGAGCGACTAATGGCGGCGGCCGATGAAATATTTGTGCTGTTTGAAAGAGCGATAGCGTCATACGAGGAGGACATTTCTCGAACAAGAGAGGAAAAGGAGCGACGTCGACGACAACTGGAAGCTGTTAGCAAGAGCCAGACTGTGCGACAAACTAAAG acgtccagcagctcaTTAGTCATCAAGAAGAACACACTCCTCACCTGTGGGGCACTTTGGAGCAGGGCCCACGGCcctctcacattaaagaggaagaggatgaactCTGGATGACTCGGAGGGGTGAGTGTCTTCTAGGGCTGAAGGAGGCTGATCTCATCAAgttgccactgactgttgtctctgtgaagactgaagaccataAAGAGGAACTTCAAGCAGACAACcttttagctccactatcagactgGAAAGACACAGCATCACACTCTCCTGAGGATGACACCCAAAGACCCTGGAGCAGTGacacagactgtgaaggtgatatgaggagtCACACTGACTCAAAAGACAAGAAGACGGATAAAAATCATTGGACTTGTACAGTCTGTGATAAAAGCTTTTCTAATAAGGGTCATTTAAATCGACACATGCTGACACACACCGGCGAAAAACCTTTTCGTTGTTCAGTTTGTAATCAAAGTTTCCGTCAACAGTCTCAGGTCGCttcgcacatgagaacacacacgggagaGATGCCTTTCCGTTGTTTAGCATGCGGCCAGAGATTCTCTCAGAGGACAAACTTGTTGACACACGTGAGGACGCACACCGGGGAAAGACCTTTCGGTTGTTCAGCTTGCGGCGAGAGATTCTCCGTAAAGGCGAATATGGTcaaacacatgcaaacacacacaggagaaaaaacatgttcatgttcaatctgtggcAAGGCGTTCACTCGGCAGGACACTCTAATGGCACACATGCGGACACACGCGGGGGGAAAAGCTTTCAGTTGCTCCGTCTGCGGTAAGGGATTCTCCCAAAAGGTACGTATGGAATCGCACATGTGgacgcacacgggagaaaaagcTTTTAGGTGCTCGGTTTGCGGTCAACGGTTCTCTCGAAAGTCGAACATGGTCAAACACATGAGCGCGCACGCAGGCGGAACACCATATTCCTGTTCTCTTTGTGCTAAAACATTCACTCTGCGCGACAATTGGACAGCACACATGCGGACACACGATGGAGGGTAA
- the LOC133575248 gene encoding uncharacterized protein isoform X2: MRSHTDSKDKKTDKNHWTCTVCDKSFSNKGHLNRHMLTHTGEKPFRCSVCNQSFRQQSQVASHMRTHTGEMPFRCLACGQRFSQRTNLLTHVRTHTGERPFGCSACGERFSVKANMVKHMQTHTGEKTCSCSICGKAFTRQDTLMAHMRTHAGGKAFSCSVCGKGFSQKVRMESHMWTHTGEKAFRCSVCGQRFSRKSNMVKHMSAHAGGTPYSCSLCAKTFTLRDNWTAHMRTHDGG; the protein is encoded by the coding sequence atgaggagtCACACTGACTCAAAAGACAAGAAGACGGATAAAAATCATTGGACTTGTACAGTCTGTGATAAAAGCTTTTCTAATAAGGGTCATTTAAATCGACACATGCTGACACACACCGGCGAAAAACCTTTTCGTTGTTCAGTTTGTAATCAAAGTTTCCGTCAACAGTCTCAGGTCGCttcgcacatgagaacacacacgggagaGATGCCTTTCCGTTGTTTAGCATGCGGCCAGAGATTCTCTCAGAGGACAAACTTGTTGACACACGTGAGGACGCACACCGGGGAAAGACCTTTCGGTTGTTCAGCTTGCGGCGAGAGATTCTCCGTAAAGGCGAATATGGTcaaacacatgcaaacacacacaggagaaaaaacatgttcatgttcaatctgtggcAAGGCGTTCACTCGGCAGGACACTCTAATGGCACACATGCGGACACACGCGGGGGGAAAAGCTTTCAGTTGCTCCGTCTGCGGTAAGGGATTCTCCCAAAAGGTACGTATGGAATCGCACATGTGgacgcacacgggagaaaaagcTTTTAGGTGCTCGGTTTGCGGTCAACGGTTCTCTCGAAAGTCGAACATGGTCAAACACATGAGCGCGCACGCAGGCGGAACACCATATTCCTGTTCTCTTTGTGCTAAAACATTCACTCTGCGCGACAATTGGACAGCACACATGCGGACACACGATGGAGGGTAA
- the LOC133575248 gene encoding uncharacterized protein isoform X3: protein MLKELVKERLMAAADEIFVLFERAIASYEEDISRTREEKERRRRQLEAVSKSQTVRQTKDVQQLISHQEEHTPHLWGTLEQGPRPSHIKEEEDELWMTRRD from the exons atgttgaaagagttggTGAAGGAGCGACTAATGGCGGCGGCCGATGAAATATTTGTGCTGTTTGAAAGAGCGATAGCGTCATACGAGGAGGACATTTCTCGAACAAGAGAGGAAAAGGAGCGACGTCGACGACAACTGGAAGCTGTTAGCAAGAGCCAGACTGTGCGACAAACTAAAG acgtccagcagctcaTTAGTCATCAAGAAGAACACACTCCTCACCTGTGGGGCACTTTGGAGCAGGGCCCACGGCcctctcacattaaagaggaagaggatgaactCTGGATGACTCGGAGGG actga
- the LOC133575258 gene encoding uncharacterized protein, translating to MLKELVKERLMTSADEIFALFESTIATYEEELSRTKEENERHRQQLQAVCKTLQIKDVYQLIGRQEKCPAHLQGRNSSLNQEDPHPPNIKREDEVLWIIQEGVCLLGSKKADPTDLPLTLVSVMIEDHEDKSLESSQFHYGPSEENGGEKPPSSSSPQHMTTEADGDPSGGSQADNFLAPLSDSKVDDMDAARDPLSRDAGTRTHIQHSECSQNKTDVQQLISPQEEHTLQLWGHLEPGPLPSHIKEEEKDIWVNQEGECLRWLKEADLTKLPLTGVSVKTEDHEQESQADNFLAPLSKCKDTASRFPDNTRKLFSDTDREGDLRTHTDNKHSDCSNKKTDKKHWTCTVCDKSFSNKGHLNRHMMTHTGEKPFCCPVCNKKFSQRSPMASHMKTHSGKQYPCSVCSRSYYYEASLKAHTRTHHGELK from the exons atgttgaaagagttggTGAAAGAGCGACTGATGACGTCAGCTGATGAAATATTCGCGCTGTTTGAAAGCACGATAGCGACGTACGAGGAGGAACTCTCACGAACAAAAGAGGAAAACGAGCGACATCGTCAACAACTGCAAGCTGTTTGCAAGACTCTACAAATCAAAG ACGTCTATCAGCTGATTGGTCGTCAAGAAAAATGTCCAGCTCATTTGCAGGGGAGGAACTCGTCTTTGAATCAGGAGGATCCACATCCCCCCAACATTAAAAGGGAAGATGAGGTTCTCTGGATCATTCAAGAAGGAGTGTGTCTTCTAGGCTCGAAAAAGGCTGATCCCACCGACTTGCCACTGACTCTTGTCTCTGTGATGATtgaagaccatgaagacaaaTCACTGGAGTCCTCACAGTTTCATTACGGTCCAAGTGAGGAAAACGGAGGGGAGAAACCTCCAAGTAGCAGCTcaccacaacacatgacaacagaagctgatggagaccccAGTGGAGGCTCACAAGCAGACAacttcttagctccactatcggATAGTAAGGTCGACGACATGGACGCTGCCAGAGACCCTCTGAGCAGGGACGCAGGGACTCGCACTCACATtcaacactctgaatgctctcaAAACAAGACAG acgtccagcagctgattagTCCTCAAGAAGAACATACTCTTCAGCTGTGGGGCCATTTGGAGCCGGGCCCActgccctcccacattaaagaggaagagaagGACATCTGGGTCaatcaggagggagagtgtcttcgaTGGCTGAAGGAGGCTGATCTCACTAAGTTGCCACTGACTGGTGTCTCTGTGAAGACCGAAGACCATGAACAGGAATCACAAGCAGACAACTTCTTAGCCCCACTGTCAAAATGCAAAGACACAGCATCCCGTTTTCCTGACAACACCCGAAAACTTTTCAGTGATACAGATCGTGAAGGTGAtttgaggactcacactgacaacaaacactccgaCTGCTCTAACAAGAAGACGGATAAAAAACATTGGACTTGTACAGTTTGTGATAAAAGCTTTTCTAATAAGGGTCATTTAAATCGACACATGatgacacacacaggagaaaaacctttctgtTGCCCAGTTTGCAACAAGAAGTTCTCACAACGATCACCTATGGCatcacacatgaaaacacactcaGGAAAACAATATCCCTGTTCAGTTTGCAGTAGAAGTTATTATTATGAGGCAAGTTTGAAAGCACACACGCGGACACACCACGGAGAATTAAAATAG